In Streptomyces hawaiiensis, one genomic interval encodes:
- a CDS encoding LacI family DNA-binding transcriptional regulator, protein MAAAAGVSVSTASRVLGGSDRTVAEEYRQRVVSAAAALRYTADAAARAMRRANDSIAVVGDDLTTPSMGMVAAAMERRARDAGAFVTVSSTHGTAERQLETVRLQRALRPRALILTSSRLDTNALGGRLLDELLGYEREGGRVVIVGDTDMPFDSISFDNHGPAKELASYVAGAGHRHVTILAGARGQGNVSARTAGFITGLRDGGVEERHIRISHCTVSRQGGFDAARQLVAEGLEPPHAVLAANDTIAIGAMSAFRAAGMAVPGDVSVTGFDDIELAIDVTPRLTTVSLPLAQAGAEAVRLALADRAEAEHLRMRGQVVVRDSTAIRVV, encoded by the coding sequence GTGGCGGCGGCCGCCGGTGTGTCGGTTTCGACCGCGTCGCGAGTGCTGGGCGGCAGTGACCGGACGGTCGCGGAGGAATACCGGCAGCGGGTCGTCTCCGCCGCGGCCGCGTTGCGCTACACCGCGGACGCCGCGGCCCGGGCGATGCGGCGCGCGAACGACTCGATCGCGGTCGTCGGCGACGACCTCACAACCCCCTCGATGGGAATGGTCGCCGCGGCGATGGAACGGCGAGCACGCGACGCCGGGGCGTTCGTGACCGTCTCGTCGACCCACGGCACCGCCGAGAGGCAGCTCGAAACCGTCCGCCTGCAACGTGCTCTGCGGCCGCGTGCGCTCATTCTGACCTCGAGCCGCCTCGACACGAACGCCCTCGGCGGGCGCCTGCTCGACGAGTTGCTCGGCTACGAACGCGAGGGCGGCCGGGTGGTGATCGTCGGCGACACCGACATGCCGTTCGACTCCATCAGCTTCGACAATCACGGCCCTGCGAAGGAATTGGCCAGCTACGTCGCCGGGGCGGGGCACCGGCACGTGACGATCCTCGCCGGCGCGCGCGGGCAGGGGAACGTCTCCGCCCGTACCGCGGGCTTCATAACCGGTCTCCGTGACGGCGGCGTCGAGGAGCGGCACATCCGGATCTCGCACTGCACGGTGAGCCGCCAAGGAGGGTTCGACGCGGCGCGGCAGCTGGTCGCCGAGGGGCTGGAGCCGCCCCACGCGGTCCTCGCCGCCAACGACACCATCGCCATCGGTGCGATGTCCGCCTTCCGGGCTGCCGGGATGGCGGTGCCGGGCGACGTCTCGGTGACCGGTTTCGACGACATCGAGCTCGCGATCGACGTGACACCGCGGCTGACGACCGTGTCGTTGCCGCTGGCGCAGGCAGGTGCCGAGGCAGTCCGCCTCGCGCTCGCGGATCGTGCGGAAGCAGAGCATTTGAGGATGCGCGGGCAGGTCGTGGTGCGCGACAGCACGGCGATCCGCGTCGTCTGA
- a CDS encoding carbohydrate ABC transporter permease, which yields MNELRRLRGSQKGARQQNKAAFFFLLPWFVGLFGITLGPMLASLYLSFTKYNLLQPPQFNGVENWTRMLDDERLHKSLEVTFSYVLVSVPLQLAMALGLALVLDKGVRGLAFYRSVFYLPSLIGGSVAIAVLWRAMFGTNGLVNEALALVGVQGQGWISEPGTALSTLVVLNVWTFGSPMVIFLAGLRQIPTSLYEAASVDGAKRWRQFRSITIPLLTPIIFFNLVLQIIHAFQTFTQAFVVSGGTGGPADSTLFFSLYLYQRGFGHFDMGYASALAWVLLLIVAAFTAVNFWASKYWVFYDD from the coding sequence ATCAACGAACTACGCCGGCTGCGCGGGTCCCAAAAGGGCGCGCGACAGCAGAACAAGGCGGCGTTCTTCTTCCTACTGCCATGGTTCGTCGGGCTCTTCGGGATCACTCTCGGCCCGATGCTGGCCTCGCTCTACCTCAGCTTCACCAAGTACAACCTGTTGCAGCCGCCGCAGTTCAACGGAGTCGAGAACTGGACGCGCATGCTCGATGACGAGCGTCTGCACAAGTCGCTCGAAGTTACGTTCAGCTACGTCCTCGTCTCCGTCCCGCTGCAGCTGGCGATGGCCCTCGGGCTCGCCCTGGTGCTGGACAAGGGAGTACGGGGTCTTGCCTTCTACCGCTCCGTCTTCTATCTGCCGTCCCTGATCGGCGGCAGCGTGGCGATCGCCGTGCTGTGGCGCGCGATGTTCGGGACCAACGGCCTTGTCAACGAGGCCCTGGCCCTCGTCGGTGTCCAGGGGCAGGGCTGGATCTCGGAGCCGGGAACGGCGCTGTCGACCCTCGTCGTCCTGAACGTCTGGACCTTCGGCTCCCCCATGGTGATCTTCCTCGCCGGGCTGCGGCAGATTCCGACCTCCCTCTACGAGGCGGCCTCCGTCGACGGCGCGAAGCGCTGGCGCCAGTTTCGCAGCATCACCATTCCGCTGCTGACACCCATCATCTTCTTCAACCTGGTGCTGCAGATCATCCACGCCTTCCAGACCTTCACCCAGGCCTTCGTGGTCTCCGGCGGTACCGGAGGGCCCGCCGACTCCACCCTCTTCTTCTCGCTGTACCTGTACCAGCGCGGGTTCGGCCACTTCGACATGGGGTACGCGTCCGCGCTCGCGTGGGTCCTGCTCCTCATCGTCGCGGCCTTCACCGCCGTCAACTTCTGGGCCTCAAAGTACTGGGTGTTCTACGATGACTGA
- a CDS encoding LacI family DNA-binding transcriptional regulator, producing the protein MARLAGVSPQTVSRYLRFNGGLKPATLERVEKAIRELDYRPNLVARSMRTRKTGRLAILMPAMAFNPSRMLAGASATAQAAGFFVDVVSAGGGVRARSDRLLELADSGQYEGILSLAPVLPAVESKLHQRTAVVISADFDDEMRGIGQLADATPLVRMIEHLVALGHSRFLHVAGDAQFASARARKQSYLETVERLGAESVGVFDGDWSGESGIEAIRSLPSHARPTAVIAANDLVAAGVVRGARERGWDVPGDLSVTGWDNAGVGQFMTPSLTTVDVELEQLGSTAMAKLIAGLRDSPPETTEGSLFRIVWRESTAEPPSAGRLSRRR; encoded by the coding sequence GTGGCGCGGCTCGCCGGTGTGTCACCCCAGACGGTGTCGCGGTATCTGCGGTTCAACGGCGGGCTGAAGCCCGCGACCCTGGAACGCGTGGAGAAGGCCATACGCGAACTCGACTACCGCCCCAACCTGGTGGCGCGGTCGATGCGCACACGGAAGACCGGACGGCTGGCGATCCTCATGCCCGCCATGGCCTTCAACCCCTCACGCATGCTGGCGGGTGCCAGCGCGACGGCGCAGGCCGCAGGGTTTTTCGTGGATGTCGTGAGCGCCGGGGGCGGCGTACGCGCGAGGAGTGACCGCCTGCTGGAGCTCGCAGACTCGGGACAGTACGAGGGCATCCTCTCCCTCGCTCCCGTGCTTCCCGCCGTGGAGAGCAAACTGCACCAGAGGACGGCCGTGGTGATCTCGGCCGACTTCGACGACGAGATGCGAGGCATCGGGCAGCTGGCCGACGCCACGCCTCTGGTGCGGATGATCGAGCACTTGGTGGCGCTCGGTCACTCCCGGTTCCTCCATGTGGCGGGCGACGCGCAGTTCGCCTCCGCGAGGGCGCGCAAGCAGAGCTATCTGGAGACCGTCGAACGCCTCGGGGCCGAATCCGTCGGGGTCTTCGACGGAGACTGGTCGGGAGAGTCCGGCATCGAGGCGATACGGTCGCTCCCGAGCCATGCGCGGCCGACCGCGGTGATCGCGGCCAACGACCTCGTCGCAGCCGGCGTCGTCCGGGGCGCCCGGGAGCGCGGCTGGGACGTGCCCGGCGACCTCAGCGTGACCGGTTGGGACAACGCCGGGGTCGGACAGTTCATGACCCCGTCACTGACCACCGTCGACGTGGAGCTCGAACAACTGGGCAGTACGGCCATGGCCAAGCTGATCGCGGGTCTGAGGGACAGCCCGCCCGAGACGACTGAGGGCTCCCTGTTCCGGATCGTCTGGCGGGAGTCGACGGCCGAGCCGCCGTCGGCAGGGCGTCTCAGCCGCAGGCGGTGA
- a CDS encoding cupin domain-containing protein encodes MSTTNTGLPGGVAISHLSVYDWPAADGACGGTPHMHLACSEAYAVTGGRGAVQTLTASGYEVTPLQAGTVAWFTPGTIHRLVNEGDLRITVLMQNSGLPEAGDAVLTLPPRYLTDPETYARATAIPADAPEEEQERAARARRDLALEGYRALREAEGPQALAAFHRAAAALVRPRIAEWRERWRQGAEASAAATGAQLDWLERGESPHLADAAVRSEQPAARGKFGMCGRLDVYAN; translated from the coding sequence ATGAGCACAACCAACACCGGATTGCCCGGGGGCGTCGCCATCTCGCATCTGTCGGTGTACGACTGGCCTGCCGCCGACGGGGCGTGCGGCGGCACGCCTCACATGCACCTGGCGTGTTCAGAGGCTTACGCCGTCACCGGCGGACGCGGGGCCGTGCAGACGCTGACCGCTTCCGGGTACGAGGTCACTCCGCTCCAGGCCGGCACGGTCGCCTGGTTCACGCCGGGCACCATCCACCGGCTGGTCAACGAGGGTGATCTGCGGATCACCGTTCTGATGCAGAACAGCGGGCTGCCGGAGGCGGGGGACGCAGTCCTCACGCTGCCCCCGCGGTACCTGACCGATCCGGAGACGTACGCCCGCGCCACCGCCATCCCGGCCGACGCGCCCGAGGAGGAGCAGGAGCGCGCCGCTCGGGCCCGGCGGGACCTCGCTCTGGAGGGCTACCGGGCACTTCGGGAGGCCGAGGGGCCACAGGCCCTGGCCGCGTTCCACCGTGCCGCCGCCGCGCTCGTACGGCCCCGCATCGCCGAGTGGCGCGAGCGGTGGCGACAAGGTGCCGAGGCCTCCGCCGCGGCCACCGGGGCGCAGCTCGACTGGCTGGAGCGGGGGGAATCCCCCCACCTCGCAGATGCCGCCGTGAGGTCTGAACAGCCCGCTGCCCGCGGGAAGTTCGGGATGTGTGGCCGGCTCGACGTCTACGCGAACTGA
- a CDS encoding SGNH/GDSL hydrolase family protein, with amino-acid sequence MNNGLAGKSVYAFGDSIVYGHVYPHSFVDVVAEREGMSLTKFARNGATVGADPHASGGQILTQVEQATDIAPDFVIFDGGTNDAQSIFRDRAYTLSTYAEELEKTLHVMGRKWPTARIVYVAAHKLGSRDWDTQVALREATLQACRKWDVAVADVFGETAFDTRDDTQRAKYTFDDLVNGFPGTEGSGTHPNEAGIATFYVPVVSATLQQISSR; translated from the coding sequence GTGAACAATGGTTTGGCAGGTAAGAGCGTCTATGCCTTCGGTGACAGCATTGTGTACGGACATGTGTACCCGCACAGTTTCGTGGACGTAGTTGCAGAGCGCGAGGGCATGTCCCTCACCAAGTTCGCCCGGAACGGCGCGACCGTAGGCGCCGACCCGCATGCTTCCGGAGGACAAATACTCACGCAGGTCGAGCAAGCGACCGACATCGCGCCGGACTTCGTCATCTTCGACGGAGGCACCAATGACGCGCAGTCCATTTTCCGGGACCGCGCGTACACGCTCAGCACCTACGCGGAAGAGTTGGAGAAGACGCTGCACGTCATGGGGCGGAAATGGCCGACCGCCCGCATCGTGTACGTCGCCGCCCACAAGCTCGGTTCGCGGGACTGGGACACTCAGGTGGCGCTGCGCGAGGCGACCCTGCAAGCCTGCCGCAAGTGGGACGTCGCCGTTGCCGACGTCTTCGGAGAGACCGCGTTCGACACGCGCGATGACACCCAGCGTGCGAAGTACACATTCGACGACCTGGTCAACGGTTTCCCTGGCACAGAGGGATCGGGAACACATCCCAATGAGGCGGGTATCGCCACTTTCTATGTGCCGGTGGTGAGCGCCACGCTGCAGCAGATTTCATCACGTTGA
- a CDS encoding RICIN domain-containing protein gives MHDVIGLPDRHIRRLAALAALLMGLALLTGRAVSPAYAATDTAIAVDGTSGGRTFDGVGAISGGGGNTRLLVDYPSSQRNQILDYLFKPGYGASLQILKVEIGGDTNSTDGSEASFEHSKDDIDCNAGYEWWLMEQAKARNPNIKLFALAWGAPGWIGNGNFYSTDGINYLIDWLGCAKQHGLSIDYLGGQNEKTYSASFYENLKSALAANGYTSTKLVGSDETNWNIATAMKTDSALNNAVDIVGAHYPCTYASAMTTCSSSADAQSLGKQLWASENGSENAETGAAPVARAINRGYLDAKMSAYINWPMLAADYQNLYFHDQGLVTANQPWSGAYSVSRTAWSIAQTTQFTSPGWKYLDSASGYLGGDRANGSYVSYAAPDKSAWSTVFETMDATASQTVTLDIAGGLPGGTLHVWSTDLSQPGGATPRMVQNSDLTANNGTYTLTLDPGHVYTVTTTTGQGAGTATSPARNRLVMPYSDSFAGYSTGQEAKYFASMNGAFQAAPCTGGRTGQCLRQTAPQKPIVWWYPATNALQPYTLMGDVGWSNYTVSSDVLLEKSSSSAELLGRVGTQTKFSAGGMNAYHLRLSDTGSWSLLKTDTAGNKAWNWTTLASGTVTAPGTGTWHNLSLTFQGSTIIAKIDGNTVGTVTDTSYGAGLAGLGTAGYYPVEYSNFSVTHEPVSDLSGTYKIISVSTGKVLTAYNGGTSDGTPVVQKTDANSGSQQWKLAYTSGGYLTITGVTSGKSLDVNAASTWPGTQLQLKTPSGSVSQQWLIAPGDSGSYTIESRSNGYKVDVYKGGTTDNTPIDQWYTNGGSNQRWKLVKVA, from the coding sequence GTGCACGACGTCATAGGGCTGCCTGACAGGCACATCAGACGGTTGGCGGCCCTGGCCGCCCTGCTCATGGGACTGGCCCTGCTGACCGGCCGAGCAGTGTCGCCCGCGTATGCCGCCACCGACACGGCCATCGCCGTGGACGGCACCAGCGGTGGACGCACCTTCGACGGCGTGGGCGCGATCAGCGGCGGCGGCGGCAACACCCGCCTCCTGGTCGACTACCCGTCCAGCCAGCGCAACCAGATCCTGGACTACCTGTTCAAGCCCGGCTACGGCGCGTCCCTGCAGATCCTCAAGGTCGAGATCGGCGGCGACACCAACTCAACCGACGGCTCCGAGGCCAGCTTCGAGCACTCGAAGGACGACATCGACTGCAACGCCGGCTACGAGTGGTGGTTGATGGAGCAGGCCAAGGCCCGTAACCCCAACATCAAGCTCTTCGCCCTGGCCTGGGGCGCCCCCGGCTGGATAGGGAACGGCAACTTCTACTCGACGGACGGGATCAACTACCTGATCGACTGGTTGGGCTGCGCCAAGCAGCACGGCCTGAGCATCGACTACCTCGGCGGCCAGAACGAGAAGACGTACAGCGCCTCCTTCTACGAGAACCTGAAGTCGGCCCTGGCCGCGAACGGCTACACCTCGACCAAGCTGGTCGGCAGCGATGAGACCAACTGGAACATCGCCACCGCCATGAAGACCGACAGCGCCCTGAACAACGCCGTGGACATCGTCGGCGCGCACTATCCCTGCACGTACGCGTCCGCGATGACCACCTGCTCCTCCTCCGCCGACGCCCAGTCGCTGGGCAAGCAGCTCTGGGCCAGCGAGAACGGCTCGGAGAACGCCGAGACCGGGGCGGCCCCGGTCGCCCGTGCCATCAACCGCGGCTACCTCGACGCCAAGATGAGCGCGTACATCAACTGGCCCATGCTGGCCGCCGACTACCAGAACCTCTACTTCCACGACCAGGGCCTGGTCACCGCGAACCAGCCGTGGTCCGGCGCCTACAGTGTCTCCCGCACCGCCTGGTCCATCGCCCAGACCACGCAGTTCACCTCACCCGGCTGGAAGTACCTCGACAGCGCCTCCGGCTACCTCGGCGGCGACCGCGCCAACGGCAGCTACGTCAGCTACGCCGCGCCCGACAAGAGCGCCTGGAGCACCGTCTTCGAGACCATGGACGCCACCGCGTCCCAGACGGTCACCCTCGACATCGCCGGCGGCCTGCCCGGCGGCACCCTGCACGTGTGGTCCACCGACCTGTCACAGCCCGGCGGCGCCACCCCGCGCATGGTGCAGAACAGTGACCTGACCGCCAACAACGGCACGTACACCCTCACCCTGGACCCCGGTCACGTCTACACCGTGACCACCACCACCGGCCAGGGTGCCGGAACGGCCACCTCGCCCGCGCGCAACCGGCTCGTCATGCCCTACTCGGACTCCTTCGCCGGCTACAGCACCGGGCAGGAGGCGAAGTACTTCGCCTCCATGAACGGCGCGTTCCAGGCCGCCCCCTGCACCGGGGGCCGCACCGGCCAGTGTCTGCGCCAGACCGCACCCCAGAAGCCGATCGTCTGGTGGTACCCGGCCACGAACGCCCTCCAGCCCTACACCCTCATGGGCGACGTCGGCTGGAGCAACTACACGGTCAGCTCCGACGTACTGCTGGAGAAGAGCAGCAGCTCCGCAGAGCTCCTCGGCCGTGTCGGCACCCAGACGAAGTTCAGCGCCGGGGGGATGAACGCCTACCACCTGCGCCTGTCCGACACCGGATCCTGGTCGCTGTTGAAGACCGACACCGCCGGCAACAAAGCGTGGAACTGGACCACCCTTGCCAGCGGTACCGTCACCGCTCCCGGCACGGGCACCTGGCACAACCTGTCGCTGACCTTCCAGGGCAGCACGATCATCGCCAAGATCGACGGAAACACCGTCGGCACGGTCACCGACACGAGCTACGGTGCGGGCCTGGCCGGCCTGGGCACCGCCGGCTACTACCCCGTCGAATACTCCAACTTCTCCGTCACCCACGAGCCGGTCAGCGACCTGTCCGGCACCTACAAGATCATCAGCGTCAGCACCGGCAAGGTGCTCACCGCCTACAACGGTGGAACCAGCGACGGCACGCCCGTCGTTCAGAAGACCGACGCGAACAGCGGAAGCCAGCAGTGGAAACTGGCCTACACCAGCGGCGGCTACCTCACCATCACGGGTGTCACCAGTGGCAAGTCCCTCGACGTCAACGCGGCTTCCACTTGGCCCGGCACCCAGTTGCAGCTCAAGACCCCCAGCGGGAGCGTCAGCCAGCAGTGGCTGATCGCCCCGGGCGACAGCGGCAGCTACACCATCGAGTCCCGGTCGAACGGGTACAAGGTGGACGTGTACAAGGGTGGGACCACCGACAACACCCCCATCGACCAGTGGTACACCAACGGCGGCAGCAACCAGCGCTGGAAGCTGGTCAAGGTGGCATGA
- a CDS encoding right-handed parallel beta-helix repeat-containing protein, whose protein sequence is MSRATAAALCALAVVLASIVLIPAQRAFAAGTTYYVSASGNDSNTGTSSSTPWRSLSKVNAKTFQPGDTIRFESGDSWTGQLWPKGSGAEGSPIAIDSYGTGAKPKIAGQGTVGDAVRLNNQQYWEIRNLDVSNAVPTGTTDGSKLGDFRGIGVHGDNGQTLHHFVIDSVDVHDVTGEVKWVGGSTADNKPGITFQQGWDRSKDTGGIAFLTGVQDITAPGAPTVLDGITVENSTIKNTSFSGIVTKQYAGDAPGAVFTGWGKRATATDSRFTPYTNVTFRGNYITQANTPFGCNGIYLTGVKGALVEGNVIDRVGVSGVETNMADSVTVQHNEIMGTHLSSGGADQNALDPDIGTTNQLFQYNYLHDNGDGILLCACNSNVQFGSVVLRYNVITGSTRWNLHLSQTGGTVANIYNNTFANTSSTNMVTGGVSGRATLTNNLFVSGQSAPTFVQKSTITYKNNGYSDNLTTVPTSDANAVVGAPQFVNASVTGPYGDENGPRLGTAANFALQSGSVFVDAGATVTGNGGLDNAGSPVPIGNGPEIGAFERGAPNIAFTDTFDGLATGALANGTNGWRVISTNNDVSVVETPSATDKSVRLTRTIEGGGTDGTNLARLFSTPMQGVVTIDTQVMRNDTQAGWFGLPYVYNASGAPAVSVAFARGQIHAYQGTTDSVIGTYTNGKWYRVTLTVDTVNQRFDLDIDGHRVLNDAAFRTSMPGVAKVAWYSNGGERGAVHMDDVRISRGTGFGQ, encoded by the coding sequence GTGTCACGAGCGACAGCCGCCGCACTGTGTGCGCTGGCCGTCGTGCTCGCGTCGATCGTGCTCATCCCCGCGCAACGGGCCTTCGCCGCGGGCACGACGTACTACGTGAGCGCGAGCGGCAACGACAGCAACACCGGAACCAGCAGCAGCACGCCCTGGCGCTCGCTGAGCAAGGTGAACGCGAAGACGTTCCAGCCCGGCGACACCATTCGCTTCGAGTCCGGGGACAGCTGGACCGGGCAGCTGTGGCCGAAGGGGTCCGGCGCCGAAGGCTCCCCGATCGCCATCGACAGCTACGGAACGGGCGCCAAGCCGAAGATCGCCGGCCAGGGCACAGTCGGCGACGCGGTGCGGCTGAACAACCAGCAGTACTGGGAGATCCGCAACCTCGACGTGTCGAACGCGGTGCCCACGGGGACGACCGACGGTTCGAAACTCGGCGACTTCCGCGGCATCGGCGTGCACGGTGACAACGGCCAGACCCTGCACCACTTCGTGATCGACTCGGTGGACGTGCACGACGTCACCGGCGAGGTCAAGTGGGTCGGCGGCAGCACCGCCGACAACAAGCCGGGCATCACCTTCCAGCAGGGCTGGGACCGCTCGAAGGACACCGGCGGCATCGCCTTCCTCACCGGCGTCCAGGACATCACCGCGCCCGGTGCCCCCACGGTCCTCGACGGCATCACCGTGGAGAACTCCACCATCAAGAACACCTCGTTCAGCGGGATCGTCACGAAGCAGTACGCCGGTGACGCGCCAGGTGCCGTCTTCACCGGCTGGGGCAAGCGAGCCACTGCCACCGACTCGAGGTTCACCCCGTACACCAACGTCACGTTCCGCGGCAACTACATCACGCAGGCGAACACGCCCTTCGGCTGCAACGGCATCTACCTCACCGGCGTCAAGGGCGCACTGGTCGAAGGCAACGTGATCGACCGGGTCGGCGTCTCCGGCGTCGAGACCAACATGGCCGACAGCGTCACCGTCCAGCACAACGAGATCATGGGTACCCACCTCTCGTCGGGCGGTGCCGACCAGAATGCCCTGGACCCCGACATCGGCACCACCAACCAGCTGTTCCAGTACAACTACCTCCACGACAACGGCGACGGCATCCTGCTCTGCGCGTGCAACTCCAACGTCCAGTTCGGCAGCGTGGTGCTCCGCTACAACGTCATCACCGGCAGCACGCGGTGGAACCTCCACTTGTCGCAGACGGGCGGCACGGTGGCGAACATCTACAACAACACCTTCGCCAACACCAGTTCGACGAACATGGTGACCGGCGGCGTCTCCGGCAGGGCGACGCTGACCAACAACCTGTTCGTCTCCGGGCAGTCCGCGCCCACGTTCGTACAAAAGTCGACCATCACCTACAAAAACAACGGCTACTCGGACAACCTGACGACCGTGCCCACGTCCGACGCGAACGCCGTGGTCGGCGCTCCGCAGTTCGTGAATGCCTCCGTCACGGGGCCGTACGGCGACGAGAACGGTCCGAGGCTCGGCACGGCGGCGAACTTCGCGCTCCAGTCGGGTTCGGTGTTCGTCGACGCCGGAGCCACGGTCACCGGCAACGGGGGCCTCGACAACGCCGGGTCTCCTGTGCCGATCGGGAACGGTCCGGAGATCGGTGCCTTCGAACGCGGCGCGCCCAACATCGCGTTCACGGACACCTTCGACGGCCTGGCCACGGGCGCGCTCGCCAACGGGACCAACGGGTGGCGAGTCATCTCGACCAACAACGACGTCTCCGTGGTGGAGACGCCGTCCGCCACCGACAAGAGCGTCCGGCTGACCCGCACCATCGAAGGCGGCGGGACCGACGGAACCAACCTCGCCCGGCTCTTCAGCACCCCGATGCAGGGCGTGGTGACCATCGACACGCAGGTGATGCGCAACGACACTCAGGCCGGCTGGTTCGGGCTGCCCTACGTGTACAACGCCAGCGGTGCCCCAGCCGTCAGCGTCGCCTTCGCCCGCGGCCAGATCCACGCGTATCAGGGAACCACGGACTCCGTGATCGGTACGTACACCAATGGCAAGTGGTACCGGGTCACGCTCACCGTGGACACCGTGAACCAGCGCTTCGACCTGGACATCGACGGCCATCGCGTGCTGAACGACGCGGCGTTCCGCACCTCGATGCCGGGGGTCGCGAAGGTCGCGTGGTACTCGAACGGGGGTGAGCGCGGGGCGGTGCACATGGACGACGTCCGGATCTCGCGCGGCACCGGATTCGGCCAGTGA
- a CDS encoding carbohydrate ABC transporter permease, translating into MTDRTTAVPPALPAPRPHAIRRIRRAVRAPLKHCLLALCALTMLYPVLWMVVSSLRPNNQIFRSAGLALTHPHFENYSNGWNAFSQPFSHYMINSAIVVTGAILGNLLACSLAAYAFARLEFRAKRVWFAVMLVTIMLPIHVIIVPQYVLFSELGWVNTFLPLIVPKFLATDAFFIFLMVQFIRGIPREIDEAARIDGAGHARIFFSLILPLMVPALATTAIFTFIWTWNDFYTQLIYLTDPDMYTTPLALRTFVDQQTATDWGSVFAMSVVSLVPVFLVFLAGQRFLLRGIATTGGK; encoded by the coding sequence ATGACTGACCGCACCACAGCCGTACCCCCCGCGCTGCCCGCCCCCCGCCCCCACGCGATACGCCGGATCAGACGCGCGGTGCGCGCCCCTCTCAAACACTGCCTGCTGGCTCTCTGCGCCCTGACGATGCTCTACCCCGTCCTGTGGATGGTGGTCAGCTCGCTGCGGCCCAACAACCAGATCTTCCGCAGCGCGGGACTCGCCCTGACACACCCGCACTTCGAGAACTACAGCAACGGCTGGAACGCCTTCTCCCAACCGTTCAGCCACTACATGATCAACTCAGCGATCGTCGTGACCGGCGCGATCCTCGGGAACCTCCTCGCCTGTTCCCTGGCCGCATACGCGTTCGCGAGGCTGGAATTCCGGGCGAAGCGCGTCTGGTTCGCCGTCATGCTCGTCACCATCATGCTGCCGATCCACGTGATCATCGTGCCGCAGTACGTCCTGTTCTCGGAGCTCGGCTGGGTCAACACGTTCCTGCCCCTGATCGTGCCGAAGTTCCTGGCGACCGACGCCTTCTTCATCTTCCTGATGGTGCAGTTCATCCGGGGCATCCCGCGCGAGATCGACGAGGCCGCACGGATCGACGGAGCCGGGCACGCGCGGATCTTCTTCTCCCTCATCCTCCCGCTGATGGTCCCGGCGCTGGCGACCACCGCGATCTTCACCTTCATCTGGACCTGGAACGACTTCTACACCCAGCTCATTTATCTGACCGACCCGGACATGTACACCACGCCTCTCGCGCTGCGCACCTTCGTCGACCAGCAGACCGCGACGGACTGGGGCTCGGTGTTCGCCATGAGTGTCGTGTCGCTCGTACCCGTCTTCCTCGTCTTCCTCGCTGGACAGCGCTTCCTGCTGCGAGGCATCGCGACCACCGGCGGCAAGTGA